From the genome of Aspergillus oryzae RIB40 DNA, chromosome 4:
CGAGTAGTGGCTCCAGCACCGGAACTATTATCCAAGTTAGTCACAGACTTATTGGGTAAAACTTCAAGGCAGCAAACATACGCTCTGATTGAATCGATGACCAGgttcttctggatttggGTCTCCTGGTCATGGACCTCATAACCACCCAGGGCAGCGAGCACGTACTCACCCTCCTGGATGCGGTCCTTGGAGATCAAGTAACGAGGAGAGTCAGGGAGGAAGAACATGCCAACAATAATGatgacaccgaagacgatCTGGAAAGCAATGGGGAACCGCCACACCAAGTCATCGGGACCATAGTGGGCTCCGAAGTCAATCCAGTACGCAATTGCAGTACCAATAGCAATGACACCCCCCTCAATACAAATCAAGAGACCACGGTTACTGGTCTTGGAGCATTCGGCCTGGTATGTAGGAATGGTGGAAGTGTTCATGCCGTTACCAATACCCGTGATAACACGACCAATGAAGAACTGAAGCAGAGGAATGTGGCCGACAAACGAGGTAACCTGGATAATAACACCAATGATCATGACAATGGCGCCAGAGAAGATCATCCACCGACGGCCAGTACGGTCACCAAACACCAGGGCAAAAATAGCACCTGCCAAACAACCCAATTCGTAAACAGCTGTTACCAGTGCCTGCATTGTATCATTGTCCTTGGTGGCAGTAAAGACATTGTTGAACGCCTTGTCACTAATGATACCAGACATGACACCCTCTGTAAACGATTAGCCTCCCCACGTCTTCTATATACTTTCCTAGATAGAGCAGGACGAGGTGACAATAACTTACGGTCATATCCGAACAACAAGAAACCCATCGTAGCTACGGTGGACACGGCCAACGACAGTGGCCTGCCCGACAAACCCGCAAATGTAGGCGCCATGCTGGGCTAGGGAGtttgaagaaaggaaataggCCAACAAGAGGTATGTGCACAAATCGGTACAGATCTCCGGTGcagaaaaaggagatcgaggaacGGTCGCGATCTTTCCCGGCGGTTTCGTTccgttctttctttttgcctgAGGATCGAACCTAAGAAGATTGACAGGGAAGGTAAAAGACAAGCGATTCAAACGCGGAGAAGTTggggggaaaggggggaTTATTTGTATTTCTCCAGGTACAGGCAGTTGTGGCGACCAGGCACGCCTTCTGGGCAACCATTGTTGTTCCCTCAAAATGATACTCCACCAAGTTACCATTTTTCATAGTTAACCGTACCATTGTTTGTTTTGTGGAGCAGGGGACCGAATGCATCAATAACGCTGGTTTAAGCATTTTTTTGGCGCGGTTCGCAAGGGGCTCCACCGCGCAGTGGACCCAATGGAGTAGTCAAGCTGTGACATCACTCATGGGGTCCCCTGAAAAAGGTTGCCCAGataaaaaacaaataaaaagaaaaagaaaaagattatTCACGCTACTCCTTATTATGGATCCCCTGCAGCCTTCTCGGTCCACTATCATTGGCACATTCTTCCGTTCCCgacggcttcttcaacttcgtCTTGGACCTCTGAATGCACAGCGTGCCGACTTTACCTCCACCGAGGTAAGCACTCGGGTCCACCGTGTGCTTCGGTCGGCCTCCTCATTCCTCGGTCGCTTGATCGAAGAATTCCGTAGAAGTCCTATTCCGTGTGTAGGGGGGTATCGTTACTCCGTACGGGGATTAGGGCACAGCGGACGTCACATGGAGCATCCCCAACACAGGGTtgactttcctttttcatctCCACGCTCCGACCTTTGGGGAAACTAGAGCGAGGGGTATTCCGTTCCCATGGGGTATTTTCACCTGATCATGGACGCATGACCAGATGAGCTCATCCACCATATCTCCTCATCCAGTGCTATCCAAGCCTCCAATCTACGCCACACTACGCTTTTATCAGCAAAAGTCGAATGCGGGTATAGCTTCACGCCATTCCCGTCACTAATAACGGGATCCACGGTCTACCAAAGCTTCTTACCATCGTGCCGAGAAGACGGCTCGAACGCTATCACTCGGACGTTGTTCGGGAAGCCGTTCCCATTTATTGGTTTCCCGACAAGGCCTAGCGTTAGCCTGTAAGGTGAGATGTTAAATGGCACCAATCATGTTCGTGCATTGATCAAGAAATGAAATTATTCATCAAAAGACGACAAAGCAATTTCCACGAGTAACCGCGTCTGCTTTAGCGAAGTTAGCATATGTTAAGGTAGGCGTATCATTTGCCTATCGCAGTAGCGATGGAAGATGATAATCGGTGATTTGACGCCAAACCTGATGACCGCATGGGTATCCTCCACCGTGGGTTTGATTGTCGGCTTCTCATAGACTCAGACGCGGATTGGTCTCCACGTCCCCAATTTTAGGTTTTTTCATCCTTGGATTTGCAtggatgattttctttgcgTGGTATCGACCCaatgatttttttttctctcggTCTGCCGCAGTCTTCGGAACCCGAAATCCCCAACTCCTTACCTTTAGCTGATATTGCTCCGACACAACTGTTCCACCGGACACACCGGCTGAAAGCGTATGGTCAATGTCGGCTGGTCCGAAAAACATAGACGAGGACAACCAGTAAGAATGTGCCTAATATGCCCCATTTTGTGTAGAAACTGAGGCACCAATCGTGCCACACATGAAACAGCATAAGCTTAGTAACTCACATACAATGCTCCCTCGTGTCCCATGCGGATCCCTTGAGCATCGAGTCCACTTGGATAAGCTTCTGCCTCGCTTCGAAAAAAATCTGTTGGTACCGCACTGATACACCAGAATCCCACGTTCACGTTCGGTCTGTTGCACCGCGCCCGAACACAACGTCAAGCCGACACAAACATCCCACGACAGTAACCAGAACAGGAACTACATACGTCAATAGCGGCCCCTCACGGATAGAGTGCCAAGTGCCAAGGGATTTAAGCAGCAGGGTTCAGGAATAAAGCTCATGATATTGGCGCCTTAACAGGGATAAGAATCGGACAAGCCCTCTTAGCAAAAAGTCCTAGGCGATGGGGAACCAAGGGTGGTGGAGGCGAAGGTGGGGAGCAGCCAATGCTCGAGCAGATCCAAGTGGATTTCAGTAGATCCACAAACGACGCGCACAAAGTGAAAATCGTCATTATATCTGCCAATGACAAAAACTTCGTTGCCTGTCCTCTTCGTTAAACACCAATGATTGCTGATCGTTCCTGAGCTCCCAGCGGACCTGAGGTATAGCGTAATTCGTCAGGACTCTTTGGCCCCTCAGACCCCCTTCAACCTCACATGGACCCATTtccacacacacactctaACATTTTCATCTCACTACGTCAGAGGCGCATGTTACATCCGGAATGCGGCGGATAGCTCTCGAGCAATCATCGTATGTACAGCGAAAAAAATGCTCCGCATAACCCACACAATCGACTGAAACAGTCGCGATAGTCGAACGGGCGATTGTTCACTCTTCATGCCCACCACGAGACGAGGCTCGCTCGTTCTCCGAAAAAGTGCGCACGCCCCCGGTCGCATACCTGCAAGATGATGTTATCTGACGAACGAACGGTTATAGTCCGATCCGAGTATCTACTCTGTACGCTCTGACAGCTGTCCATGACGACCACACGTGTGGCGCCTCCCGCTAGGGATCATGAGATGGGTCTGTAGAATGACGTCGCAGCTGTCACTGCCCGTTTCGTTGACACATCCTATATCAGTGACTTGTATGCTCGTGTATAGCCGCTATAGCGTCGAAAAATCTGATCCCTGTCTGAATTTCAGGTGGGCTAAATCTGACACCATTCCACATCGGTAGTTCAGTGCATCACTGCATGCAGTctgtcatcttcttctacgCCAGAACCCACCGTATTGCATCTGTCTCAGTGTTCAGGCAAAACTTCGGCCGGCTTCAGACCCATCCCGAGTTATAGAGACAGCGGGCCGATGCCGATTTTTCTCGGTCGGCTCTGGGAAGCGTCGGGATCAGACCATTTGAGGTAACCGGCCCGCCTCCCGGGCAGAAAAGTCTTGACTAGCCGGCCAAGCTCCGACGGGATAGTAAAGAATTGATGTCGAAatttggaaaagaaaaatctgCAAGCACACACCGAATGCCGAAACGATTGGTTGGTCTGATGTGGTGGAACGAATATGCGAATGAGAATGAAGGTTAGTCATCGTGCTGGTATATGTTGAGACCCAAGTGTTATTGGTGCTCAACATTAAGTAATAGGAAATATGTGATGAGTTTTCGACATGATCAGAGGTACAAGTGCCGTAATTTAGGGAGGTTTGCCAGTGAAATGCGAAGTGTGTAGGCAAGCATCATACCAATATTCCAGAGCCGGCTACACAGGAGGAAACAGGTCGGGAAACCGATGGCTTAAGTACAGTAGGCTCGGCACGCCGGTGCCGATACGACACGGTGTATGCCGGAGGTCCCGGAATACAGTCACgaggcagagaaaagaatagaatcACGGACGCGTCTCAGGGGCAAGATTCCACAAAGGTCTGATTATAGCCTGAGACTAGTCTAGATGCTTCAGTACTATCAATTCATGCAGTGGCGTGGGAGATCGAGATCTGAAGACCAGATGAACACCTTATCATTGGACGCATGCTCCCTAAAACAAGGCATATAGAGTATAGGGTATCTCAATGAAGTCATCAGCCATGCTAGGGGTATGGCAATAGTGCGCAATGtaagaaaggggagaaaataGACTCATTTTACCATTTCTTAGAAGGTTGAGAAATACAACCCCGTTTCTACGTAGCCTATCTTCAATGATAGTCAACTCTCCATTTGCGCGCCATCCATGTATTCCAAAGTAGATCCGGAGATGTTAATTTGTCGGTATCTCATGACTTCTTCCGAAGCGCGAGATTCTCAGATCGAAtcaatatcattttctgcaAAAGCATAAGAGCATAAATTGCACTTAGGTTAAGGTTGGACGTTGTTTGACGGCGCATTTCCGGTCAAATCTCATTGCAAGATACCATTGAAATGATAGGTATTCATAACCAGACTTAATCATCACAGAGGTACTCATGCATGCGCTTTAAAAGCAGTGGTCTCCTGCTTCCGAGACTACTGAGTTCACTTCATTTGACTAGTAAGTATAGAGTGTCACGGGTGCCGTACGAACAACCAAGTGCGTCATATTGCAGGCTTGCGAAAAAGCGTCACAGCCGTTAGATGACCGTGCGTTGGTAATATATGATTGGAGATCATCAGCCTTACATCCTCAGATCTTTTTTACGCATCGATTCGAGACCCAGAGCGCCTTTGATGCCTTGCCGCCTGGAATTTCGGCTTTCACTCCCTAGCATACTGTAGTTTGCATGGTTTGCATCTACCTCGGCAATGTTTCTCCCTTTGCTAACTTGTGTTCTTTCTGAGACGCATTCAGCATTCCATGTTTGGAAATGCATGCAGAATGTCTCTGCATGTTTATCCTTATCGACAAACCCTTATTCCATTCGTTCTGGAAAAGCGTGTGTCACAACATCGTGCCCCTTGCTTGGCTGGTGATATGACTCTAAGACTCGGCTCATGTTTCTGCAGGTCTAGGCCCAATAATGTCTGGAGTTGTATCAACTCAATACTTTCAATTGAACATTGCAATCCACACTGCATATGCAAGGGTAAGAACAGGGGGGAAATGTTCATCTGATGTGTTGCCACCTACATTCTTAATCTGCAAATCGGAATCTCCGATGTCTGTTTTGAAGTACTCGAACCAGCAATCCGATAAGAATGGGGAAGACTGCCAATGCGACTTCAGAAATGGTTCACCTCATGGGGACCGCGAGTTAATATACGTAGATCAATTGCCGGGGATCTCCAGCGCTATTTGTTGCCAAATCATATCCGATGAGAATAAATGAGTTCCCATAGAATTTTTTAAAGGGATGTTAAGGGGCACCCTCTTTGTTTCCGTGAAATGTTCACGGGAAGTTGTTCAACAATGATGGTGACCGTAGTGtaggtactccgtaccagCCGACTGGAACTTGGCAGCTGTCGCAACAAAGTCGGCCGAGAAAACTCGTCGCCCGAATCGGATCCCCGCAATGGTTCCCCAGGCCTCCCGGATTAGCACATCAACTCCCGTTCTTTATCGTTTTTCCGACCAACGAGTGCGCTCCGATTGCTGCGAGCCCCATCTCAATTCGCTGTCCATTATCCCGAGGTCCATTCATGTGTCCAGTCTAAACCTAACCTGTAAACCTCGTCTCTTGAATTTCTGGGACAAGACTTTTACTATCTCGCCCACATATATAGCTTCCTTGGAACCTCCTGTTTCCTTCTACTCTCCGATCAGTTCGTCTCGCCACGGAAACATCTTCTACcacttttcttgtttcattttCTACCAAGATGAGCAAAGGCAAGCTCACCGGCGCTGATGTTGCCGAACACAACTCCCGCGACTCTTGCTGGGTCATTATCCATGGAAAGGCGTACGATATAACCGAATTCTTACCAGGTATAGTATATCGCGGTCCATTCAGGCTGAGTCTTCTAACGGTGGCAACAGAGCATCCCGGTGGCCAGAAGATCATCCTGAAGTACGCAGGCAAGGATGCGACCGAGGAATTCGACCCTATTCACCCTCCGGACACTCTGGAAAAATACCTCGATCCCTCTAAGCACCTTGGAGAGGTTGACATGAGCACCGtcgaacaagaagagaaggttgCAGACCCCGAAGAAACCGAGCGGCAAGAGCGGATCAAGCGGATGCCCCCGTTGCAAGCATGCTACAACCTGATGGACTTCGAGGCAGTCGCACGGGatgtgatgaagaagaccgccTGGGCATACTACTCTAGCGGTGCTGATGATGAAATTGTAGGTGGCGACAGCATGAATCAGAGTACCTACCATGCTAACAACATGTCCAGACTATGCGTGAAAACCACTCTGCCTTCCACAAGATCTGGTTCCGTCCTCAAATCCTCGTTGATGTGGAGAATGTTGACTTCTCCACAACAATGCTCGGAGCGAAGACATCGATTCCCTTCTACGTAACCGCCACTGCCCTTGGAAAGCTGGGTAACCCTGAGGGTGAAGTGGTGCTCACACGCGCTGCCCACGATCACGATGTCATCCAGATGATCCCGACACTAGCTTCTTGCTCCTTTGACGAGATTGTCGATGCCAAGAAGGGTGACCAGGTCCAATGGCTGCAGCTTTACGTGAACAAGGACCGCGCAATCACCAAGCGCATTGTTCAACATGCCGAAGCCCGCGGCTGCAAGGGTCTATTTATCACCGTAGATGCCCCTCAACTCGGCCGTCGTGAGAAGGACATGCGTTCCAAGTTCTCCGACGAGGGCTCCAACGTCCAAGCCAGCGGAGGCGATGCCGTTGACCGCTCCCAGGGTGCTGCCAGAGCCATCTCGTCGTTCATCGAcccctctctttcctggAAGGACATCCCCTGGTTCCAGTCCATCACCAAGATGCCCATCGTCCTGAAGGGTGTCCAGCGCGTCGAAGACGTCCTCCGTGCCGCCGAAATGGGCCTGGACGGTGTCGTCCTCTCCAACCACGGCGGTCGCCAGCTGGACACCGCGCCCTCTGGCATCGAAGTCCTCGCAGAGGTCATGCCCATCCTCCGCGAGCGCGGCTGGGAGAACAAGATCGAGATCTTCATCGACGGTGGTGTCCGTCGTTCCACGGATATTCTGAAGGCCCTGTGCCTGGGCGCCCGGGGTGTAGGTATCGGCCGGCCATTCCTGTACGCCATGTCCACGTACGGCCAGGCCGGTGTGGACCGCGCGATGCAGCTTCTCAAGGacgagatggagatgaacATGCGTTTAATTGGAGCCACCAAGATTTCAGatctcaaccccagcctGATCGATGTGCGTGGCCTGACCAGCGGCCACCATGCTTCTGTTCCCTCGGACACCTTGACCCTCCGTGCCTATGATCCTCTCCAGGCACCCCGGTTTAGCGAGAAGGCTAAGCTATAGTGGTTGAAATGTtcattcttggcttcctttccttttgtatGTCCTTCTCATGAAGCTTGTTTTTGCGGTTATGTTGTTGACGGTTGTTGGTTGATAGATAGCCGATTGTATATACCCCATCGTCGGACGTGGACCGACGATATATGATG
Proteins encoded in this window:
- a CDS encoding L-lactate dehydrogenase (cytochrome) (glycolate oxidase), with product MSKGKLTGADVAEHNSRDSCWVIIHGKAYDITEFLPGIVYRGPFRLSLLTVATEHPGGQKIILKYAGKDATEEFDPIHPPDTLEKYLDPSKHLGEVDMSTVEQEEKVADPEETERQERIKRMPPLQACYNLMDFEAVARDVMKKTAWAYYSSGADDEITMRENHSAFHKIWFRPQILVDVENVDFSTTMLGAKTSIPFYVTATALGKLGNPEGEVVLTRAAHDHDVIQMIPTLASCSFDEIVDAKKGDQVQWLQLYVNKDRAITKRIVQHAEARGCKGLFITVDAPQLGRREKDMRSKFSDEGSNVQASGGDAVDRSQGAARAISSFIDPSLSWKDIPWFQSITKMPIVLKGVQRVEDVLRAAEMGLDGVVLSNHGGRQLDTAPSGIEVLAEVMPILRERGWENKIEIFIDGGVRRSTDILKALCLGARGVGIGRPFLYAMSTYGQAGVDRAMQLLKDEMEMNMRLIGATKISDLNPSLIDVRGLTSGHHASVPSDTLTLRAYDPLQAPRFSEKAKL